One region of Thermoleophilia bacterium genomic DNA includes:
- a CDS encoding M1 family metallopeptidase, whose protein sequence is MSQDLLGLGDPYFPRAGNSGYDVVDYQLDLQIDPEKGTLQGNERIRAVATQLLPRFSLDVTDLGVKEVRLNGKTVVFKHSEHELVVDSPAPLKGRQEFTVEISYSGQPEPIELKQDWGSLFMGWRHSDGVVYTINEPVGASTWYVANDHPSDKAAYSFAITVPSGYTAAATGDFVDARETHGKSTFVWEMRQPLASYVAGLVVGRLVTWTDTAPNGVSLRSYFSPALEHRAQGAFSRLGEMLGFYEGLFGPYPFEVYGVAVIDAETQGAMENQTLSLYGRDVLEEHMADPISQAIYVSHELAHQWFGNSVSPKTWQDIWLNEGFATYASWLWLEHDFGGAILDQLVAGSMKLATQKQLAPPGDPEVISMFGAGVYQRGALALHALRLVLGDERFLALLREWTSRYRHATADTGDFIDLATQVSRRYGGPDVRELLNRWLYEKEIPPLPSSLQKPESLSAQAP, encoded by the coding sequence TTGTCTCAAGATCTTCTTGGCCTCGGAGACCCATACTTCCCTCGAGCAGGGAACAGCGGCTACGACGTGGTTGATTATCAGCTGGATCTGCAAATAGACCCTGAGAAAGGTACTTTGCAAGGGAATGAGCGTATTCGCGCTGTGGCCACCCAGTTGCTACCCCGATTTAGCTTGGACGTAACAGATCTCGGAGTGAAGGAGGTGCGGCTGAACGGGAAGACAGTGGTTTTCAAGCATAGCGAGCATGAGCTTGTGGTGGATTCCCCCGCCCCATTGAAGGGCCGGCAGGAGTTTACGGTGGAGATCTCGTATTCAGGCCAGCCAGAGCCCATCGAGCTCAAACAGGACTGGGGAAGCCTGTTCATGGGCTGGCGCCACTCCGACGGGGTCGTGTATACGATTAACGAACCGGTTGGTGCTTCTACCTGGTATGTAGCGAATGACCATCCTTCCGACAAGGCTGCCTATTCATTCGCCATCACTGTTCCCTCCGGCTATACAGCAGCCGCGACAGGCGATTTTGTCGACGCTCGCGAGACCCACGGGAAATCTACCTTCGTGTGGGAAATGCGCCAACCGCTGGCGAGCTACGTTGCGGGGCTGGTCGTAGGAAGGCTAGTAACTTGGACAGACACAGCTCCCAACGGGGTAAGTCTCCGCAGCTACTTTTCGCCCGCACTAGAGCACCGGGCTCAAGGTGCCTTCTCCCGCTTAGGGGAGATGCTCGGATTCTACGAAGGTCTCTTTGGTCCCTATCCGTTTGAAGTCTACGGAGTTGCGGTCATTGACGCTGAGACTCAAGGGGCCATGGAAAACCAGACTCTCTCCCTCTACGGAAGAGATGTGCTAGAGGAACACATGGCTGATCCTATTAGCCAGGCCATATATGTCTCACACGAGCTTGCTCACCAGTGGTTTGGAAACAGTGTAAGCCCGAAGACCTGGCAGGACATTTGGCTAAACGAAGGCTTCGCCACCTATGCGAGCTGGCTTTGGCTAGAACATGACTTTGGTGGAGCCATATTGGACCAGCTTGTAGCTGGCAGCATGAAGCTGGCCACTCAGAAGCAACTGGCGCCGCCCGGCGATCCCGAGGTTATCAGCATGTTCGGCGCAGGTGTCTATCAGCGGGGGGCTCTAGCCTTGCACGCGCTGCGCCTTGTCTTGGGAGATGAGCGGTTCCTTGCTCTACTTCGTGAGTGGACTTCCCGCTACCGCCATGCGACGGCAGACACGGGGGATTTCATTGACCTTGCAACTCAGGTTTCGCGTCGGTATGGCGGGCCCGACGTTCGGGAACTGCTCAACCGGTGGCTTTATGAGAAGGAAATCCCCCCGCTGCCGAGCAGTCTTCAAAAGCCCGAATCTCTTTCTGCTCAAGCGCCCTGA
- a CDS encoding acyl-CoA thioesterase: protein MLEEYPVRVEIDVRWADMDALGHVNHTMYLQYFEIARIEYLMRLGIQPPSQQWGEYGFILAGVTCRFLAPVTFPDRLSVGARIVRLGEDRALMEHAAHSHKLDRLVAVGDATVVAYDYVNRTRTSLREQTRALIRALEQKEIRAFEDCSAAGGFPSHKATG, encoded by the coding sequence GTGCTTGAAGAATATCCAGTGAGGGTAGAGATTGACGTGCGCTGGGCTGACATGGATGCTCTCGGCCACGTCAATCACACAATGTACCTGCAGTACTTTGAGATCGCTCGCATCGAGTATTTGATGCGCCTCGGGATACAACCGCCCAGTCAGCAGTGGGGAGAGTACGGCTTTATCCTAGCTGGGGTGACGTGCCGTTTCCTTGCCCCCGTAACCTTCCCCGACAGACTTTCGGTAGGGGCAAGAATCGTCCGCCTAGGAGAAGACCGGGCGCTCATGGAACATGCCGCCCACAGCCATAAACTCGACCGCCTGGTAGCAGTAGGGGACGCCACCGTAGTCGCCTACGACTACGTCAACCGCACCCGCACCTCGCTGCGAGAACAGACCCGCGCTTTGATCAGGGCGCTTGAGCAGAAAGAGATTCGGGCTTTTGAAGACTGCTCGGCAGCGGGGGGATTTCCTTCTCATAAAGCCACCGGTTGA